In Spirosoma aureum, a single genomic region encodes these proteins:
- the rpsB gene encoding 30S ribosomal protein S2 produces the protein MAQIEYKDLLDAGVHFGHLTRKWDPRMAPYIFMEKNGIHIIDLNKTLAALDEACNSIKGIVRSGRKVMFVATKKQAQEIVSEEARRLKMPYVTDRWQGGMLTNFATIRKSLKKMQTLDKMLKDEETIKSIAKRERLTRTRDKEKLERVLGGIADLTRLPAALFVVDVKREHIAVAEAHRLGIPVFAMCDTNSNPEDVDFAIPANDDAYKSISLITLAIGKAIEEGLMERKQDKDDQRVQEEEDAKRAEDLAQAKAEGASAEQPEAEAAPAAVAEDETEA, from the coding sequence ATGGCACAAATCGAATATAAAGACCTCCTGGACGCTGGTGTGCACTTTGGCCACCTTACGCGTAAATGGGACCCCCGGATGGCTCCGTATATCTTCATGGAGAAGAACGGCATCCATATTATTGACCTCAATAAAACATTGGCCGCTCTCGACGAAGCCTGCAATTCGATTAAAGGAATTGTTCGCTCGGGCCGGAAGGTAATGTTTGTCGCAACGAAAAAACAGGCACAGGAGATTGTTTCGGAAGAAGCACGTCGTCTGAAAATGCCTTACGTTACAGATCGCTGGCAGGGCGGTATGTTGACGAACTTCGCTACGATTCGCAAGTCGCTGAAGAAAATGCAAACGCTGGATAAAATGCTGAAAGATGAGGAGACCATCAAGAGCATTGCCAAGCGGGAGCGTTTGACCCGTACCCGCGACAAAGAGAAACTGGAACGCGTATTAGGCGGTATTGCCGACCTGACCCGTTTGCCAGCTGCTTTGTTCGTTGTTGACGTAAAGCGTGAGCACATTGCTGTTGCAGAAGCACATCGTCTGGGCATTCCCGTATTTGCTATGTGCGATACGAACTCGAATCCGGAAGATGTTGATTTTGCAATCCCGGCTAATGACGATGCTTATAAGTCTATTTCGCTGATTACGCTCGCTATCGGTAAGGCTATTGAAGAAGGCCTGATGGAGCGGAAACAGGATAAAGACGATCAGCGCGTTCAGGAAGAAGAAGATGCTAAGCGTGCCGAAGACCTTGCGCAAGCTAAGGCCGAAGGTGCCAGCGCTGAACAACCTGAAGCAGAAGCAGCACCAGCTGCTGTGGCTGAAGACGAGACGGAAGCATAA
- the rpsI gene encoding 30S ribosomal protein S9, which produces MDRINTIGRRKTAISRIYLSAGSGAISVNGKDYKQYFPTEVLQIILNQPFSTVNGVGGYDVKVNVRGGGVAGQAEATRMAIARALVELNADFRPALKKEGFLTRDSRMVERKKYGRRKARRRFQFSKR; this is translated from the coding sequence ATGGATCGTATTAACACCATTGGCCGGCGTAAAACTGCCATCTCCCGCATTTATTTGTCGGCGGGCAGCGGGGCCATCTCGGTAAACGGGAAAGATTACAAACAATATTTCCCAACCGAAGTACTGCAAATCATTTTGAACCAACCGTTTTCGACCGTTAACGGTGTTGGTGGCTACGACGTAAAAGTTAACGTTCGTGGTGGCGGAGTGGCTGGTCAGGCCGAAGCAACCCGTATGGCAATTGCCCGTGCGCTGGTTGAGCTGAACGCTGATTTCCGTCCTGCCCTCAAGAAAGAAGGCTTCCTGACTCGGGATTCGCGTATGGTTGAACGTAAGAAATACGGTCGCCGGAAAGCCCGTCGTCGGTTCCAGTTCTCGAAACGCTAA
- a CDS encoding mechanosensitive ion channel family protein, whose product MKQLPDITEVLRNTFQTLIDQFVEFVPRILGALVILLIGIGVARLIAFVVRRILAQVGFDKIGSRLNEISIIKQLNTEIKLSEIVSKVLYYFILLVFITAATETLGVAAITEMVSSLVNFIPKVIAAAIMLQVGVLLADTLRTTVLNVCQSFNISSGRLLSTIVFVFFLVITIISALGQAGINTELLESSFNLVIGGGIFAFAVGYGIASRDVMANILSSFYSRNKYKEGQTIQIDDVKGEIVKVDTTSLTLQTGETTTVFPLQVLQTKKVEIFS is encoded by the coding sequence ATGAAACAACTACCTGACATAACAGAAGTTTTACGTAATACCTTTCAAACACTCATTGACCAATTTGTCGAATTTGTACCTCGTATACTAGGCGCACTCGTTATTTTATTGATTGGTATTGGCGTTGCCCGGCTAATTGCGTTCGTCGTCCGGCGAATTCTGGCGCAGGTGGGTTTTGATAAAATTGGTAGCCGGCTAAACGAAATCAGTATTATCAAACAGCTTAATACAGAGATAAAACTGAGCGAAATAGTCAGTAAGGTTCTGTATTACTTCATTCTACTGGTTTTTATAACAGCAGCTACTGAAACGCTGGGAGTAGCTGCTATTACTGAAATGGTTTCATCGCTGGTTAATTTCATTCCGAAAGTAATTGCAGCCGCTATCATGTTACAAGTAGGGGTTTTACTGGCTGATACGCTCAGGACTACAGTATTGAATGTATGCCAGTCATTTAACATTTCTTCTGGACGGCTACTGAGTACGATTGTGTTTGTTTTCTTCCTGGTTATTACCATCATCAGCGCACTGGGTCAGGCAGGAATTAATACGGAACTGCTTGAATCAAGCTTTAATCTGGTCATTGGAGGAGGGATCTTTGCGTTTGCAGTAGGATACGGAATCGCTTCTCGTGATGTGATGGCTAACATACTGTCCTCATTTTATTCCAGAAATAAATACAAAGAAGGTCAAACGATTCAGATTGATGATGTAAAGGGCGAAATTGTTAAAGTAGATACAACATCCCTGACACTTCAGACGGGTGAGACAACGACTGTGTTTCCATTGCAGGTCCTACAAACGAAAAAGGTGGAAATTTTTAGTTAA
- a CDS encoding RNA polymerase sigma factor, translating into MKHFSDEELVRLYIETQKNAYFERLYERYCDKVYRKCLSFTKDPLQAEDLTHDIFLKLVIKLGGFKEQAKFSTWLYSITYNHCTDHMRSPQRRTEVYMDEGWERLDLGADDGLAELAEMEAQKLKLALEQLDPTEQSLLLMKYQDNISIRELADLNGITESAVKMRLKRTRDKLRKYYLEAALFWLLLAIKAALSIRWPFR; encoded by the coding sequence ATGAAGCACTTTTCGGACGAAGAATTGGTCCGGTTATATATCGAAACGCAGAAGAACGCTTATTTCGAACGTTTATATGAACGCTACTGCGATAAAGTATACCGAAAATGCCTTTCATTTACCAAGGATCCACTGCAGGCCGAAGATCTGACGCATGACATATTTTTGAAGCTTGTTATCAAGCTTGGAGGCTTTAAAGAACAGGCAAAGTTTTCTACCTGGTTGTATTCGATTACCTATAACCACTGTACTGATCATATGCGGTCGCCACAACGGCGAACAGAAGTGTATATGGATGAAGGGTGGGAACGCCTGGATCTGGGAGCTGATGATGGATTGGCCGAATTGGCCGAGATGGAAGCGCAAAAACTGAAGCTGGCCCTGGAACAGCTTGACCCTACTGAGCAAAGCCTGTTATTAATGAAATATCAGGATAATATTAGTATTCGTGAGCTTGCTGATTTGAACGGTATAACCGAGAGCGCCGTGAAAATGCGCTTGAAGCGTACCCGTGATAAACTACGCAAGTATTATCTGGAAGCCGCTTTGTTTTGGTTGCTCTTGGCCATTAAAGCTGCTTTATCGATTCGGTGGCCATTTCGATAA
- a CDS encoding FtsL-like putative cell division protein: protein MAKNTFREPERVAKQKKQRRRLRMASWLNDFIGLDRLFGEDNSWPIRHIDRILWVTFLLVVYIGLNHNAERLVRRIQRTKTQVDELRSQYTVLQADFMKSGKQSELSKRVAEIGLSDSQNPPHKIVVKSNEH from the coding sequence ATGGCTAAAAATACATTCCGGGAACCCGAACGGGTTGCTAAACAGAAAAAGCAACGTCGCCGACTCAGAATGGCCTCGTGGCTCAATGATTTCATTGGCTTAGACCGACTCTTTGGCGAAGACAACTCCTGGCCAATTCGCCATATCGACCGTATTTTATGGGTTACTTTTCTGCTCGTTGTTTATATTGGCTTAAATCATAATGCCGAACGTCTTGTGCGTCGAATTCAGCGTACTAAAACGCAGGTAGATGAATTACGGTCGCAGTATACTGTTTTGCAGGCCGATTTTATGAAGAGCGGAAAACAGTCTGAACTTAGTAAGCGTGTAGCCGAAATCGGCCTGTCCGACAGTCAAAATCCACCCCATAAAATCGTCGTCAAGAGCAATGAACATTAA
- the mraY gene encoding phospho-N-acetylmuramoyl-pentapeptide-transferase, which translates to MLYYLFHLLDERYNFPGAGVFQYISFRALGAVITSLLIAAIFGRRIIDILRNLQIGESIRDLGLEGQMQKRGTPTMGGFIILASLLIPALLFAKLSNVYVVLALVSTVWTGLIGFLDDYIKVFKKNKEGLQGKFKVVGQVGLGLIVGLTLSFNDYVKIRKYAPRLLSTSTVPDIYTDIKSTLTTVPFVKNNEFDYSSLLFGVVPDSYTWIVYVLICIFIITAVSNGANITDGIDGLAAGTSVIIGLTIGVLAYLSGNKVFSQYLNIMYIPNAGELVIFCAAFVGACVGFLWYNSYPAQVFMGDTGSLMLGGVIAVLFLAIRKELMIPIICGIFLVELVSVIMQVSYFKYSKRKYGEGRRIFLMSPLHHHFQKKGYHEAKLVTRFWIIGIILAVLALATLKLR; encoded by the coding sequence ATGCTCTATTACCTATTCCATTTACTGGACGAACGCTACAATTTCCCTGGAGCTGGGGTTTTTCAATATATATCGTTCCGGGCGCTTGGTGCTGTTATAACCTCCCTGCTCATTGCTGCTATCTTTGGTCGTCGCATTATCGACATACTCCGCAATCTTCAGATTGGAGAATCTATTCGCGATTTGGGTTTGGAAGGTCAGATGCAGAAACGCGGTACGCCAACCATGGGTGGATTTATTATCCTGGCATCGTTGCTGATTCCAGCACTGCTTTTTGCGAAACTGTCCAATGTATACGTCGTTCTGGCGCTTGTGTCGACCGTCTGGACAGGATTGATTGGCTTTCTGGATGACTATATCAAGGTTTTCAAGAAAAATAAAGAGGGATTGCAGGGTAAGTTTAAGGTTGTTGGACAGGTTGGTCTGGGGCTGATTGTTGGTCTTACGTTATCCTTCAACGACTATGTTAAAATCCGCAAATACGCTCCCCGGTTGCTGAGCACATCGACGGTGCCGGATATTTATACCGATATCAAGTCAACACTCACGACGGTTCCATTCGTTAAGAACAACGAATTTGATTACAGCTCACTGCTATTCGGCGTCGTTCCAGATAGTTACACATGGATTGTCTATGTCCTGATCTGTATTTTTATTATTACAGCGGTTTCCAATGGAGCGAATATCACCGATGGTATCGACGGTTTGGCCGCTGGAACATCCGTCATTATTGGGTTGACTATTGGTGTGCTTGCCTACCTGTCGGGTAATAAAGTTTTCTCGCAGTACCTGAATATCATGTATATCCCCAATGCGGGCGAACTGGTAATTTTCTGTGCGGCCTTTGTTGGAGCCTGCGTCGGTTTTTTGTGGTACAACTCTTATCCTGCGCAGGTATTCATGGGCGATACCGGTAGCCTCATGCTGGGTGGGGTGATCGCTGTATTATTTCTGGCCATTCGAAAAGAGCTGATGATTCCCATAATTTGTGGCATCTTTCTGGTCGAGCTGGTGTCCGTAATTATGCAGGTGAGCTATTTTAAATATAGCAAACGCAAGTATGGCGAAGGTAGGCGAATCTTCCTGATGTCGCCCCTACACCATCATTTTCAGAAGAAAGGCTACCATGAAGCTAAACTGGTAACACGCTTCTGGATTATTGGAATTATCCTGGCCGTTCTGGCCTTAGCGACATTGAAACTGCGATAG
- a CDS encoding penicillin-binding protein, with protein MNIKQDIIQRANHVYYVVVVLSLSVIFRLVYVQYFQTFKGKFWRERVAATLIQRDTIRAMRGNIYANDGRSLLATSLPTYVVGLDPTMAKQDYFDKKKDSLGLLLSRIYGDRSAQDYTGLVIDARAHKRRYVLLNRKRVTFQQRQYMLKWPFFRSSPKVAARGGVLRPYYERYHPFDHMAERTIGNLDAKTGRGLIGLEASFQPALAGKNAVGLVEVLSGGVRKPVEDGPDMKPEPGMDLYTTIDVNYQDMAETALRSALQKYNAAKGCVIVMEVATGEIRAMANLTKQGDRYVENFNHALAGRTDPGSTFKLATMMALLEDKAISLEQPVATGGGSMQYHGLGIHDAKRGGSGTITARQVFEKSSNVGIHLLMRSHFYSRADRYCDYLRRFHLDKATGIHMKGEAIPVVRNPDMKGWSKVSLTSMSYGYEMQITPLQMLTFYNAVANNGRWVRPMIVKQIKLADEIIEDNTPYVLPEPICSPQTARKAQELLRGVVEHGTARHINNPNYAIAGKTGTAQKVINGRYQVGKYYTSFIGYFPADRPKYSMITVVDTPQGDNIDLLYAGAVAAPVFKEVADRIVAYDIRMHAPIRARASEPSSTTGLLAGYSDDLHTISTALKIKNEPSTEGWVEATPSGRWKSRPTRPGHVPDVRGLTLRDAVYLLENRGFKVVVEGRGKVKEQSITPGSGADEVGVKVITLKMG; from the coding sequence ATGAACATTAAACAAGACATCATTCAACGGGCCAACCATGTTTATTACGTTGTCGTTGTCCTTTCCCTGAGCGTGATTTTTCGGCTCGTCTACGTTCAGTATTTTCAGACATTTAAAGGCAAGTTCTGGCGCGAACGGGTAGCGGCAACGCTTATTCAGCGCGATACCATACGGGCTATGCGCGGCAATATTTATGCGAACGATGGCAGAAGTCTGCTGGCGACTTCATTGCCTACATATGTCGTCGGGCTGGACCCAACGATGGCCAAGCAGGATTACTTCGACAAGAAAAAAGACTCGCTTGGTCTGTTACTGTCCCGAATTTACGGTGACCGTTCGGCACAGGATTATACCGGACTCGTTATCGATGCCCGCGCCCACAAACGCCGGTATGTGCTGCTGAATCGTAAACGCGTCACCTTTCAGCAACGGCAGTATATGCTGAAGTGGCCGTTTTTTCGGTCGTCGCCAAAGGTGGCTGCCAGGGGTGGGGTTCTGCGCCCCTACTATGAGCGCTATCATCCATTCGACCATATGGCGGAACGGACCATCGGTAATCTTGATGCTAAAACGGGCCGGGGGCTAATTGGACTGGAAGCCAGTTTTCAGCCTGCTTTGGCGGGTAAAAATGCCGTTGGGCTGGTTGAAGTACTGTCTGGTGGAGTTCGTAAACCCGTTGAGGATGGTCCTGACATGAAGCCAGAGCCAGGGATGGATTTGTATACGACCATCGATGTCAACTATCAGGATATGGCCGAAACGGCTTTGCGGTCAGCCCTCCAAAAATACAACGCGGCCAAAGGGTGCGTCATCGTAATGGAAGTAGCAACGGGGGAAATCCGGGCAATGGCCAATTTGACCAAGCAGGGAGATCGGTACGTTGAGAATTTTAACCATGCACTGGCTGGCCGTACGGACCCTGGCTCTACCTTCAAATTAGCTACAATGATGGCCCTTCTTGAAGATAAAGCGATTTCGCTTGAGCAACCTGTTGCCACAGGAGGGGGCTCGATGCAGTATCATGGCCTTGGTATTCATGATGCTAAACGGGGAGGTTCGGGCACAATTACGGCTCGGCAGGTCTTTGAAAAGTCGTCGAATGTTGGAATTCACCTGCTGATGCGGAGTCACTTTTACAGCAGAGCCGACCGCTATTGTGACTACCTGCGCCGGTTTCATCTCGATAAGGCAACGGGTATCCACATGAAAGGTGAGGCCATTCCGGTGGTTCGAAATCCTGATATGAAAGGCTGGAGTAAAGTCTCGCTGACATCCATGTCTTACGGCTATGAAATGCAGATTACACCATTGCAAATGCTGACGTTCTATAATGCCGTGGCCAACAATGGTCGATGGGTGCGGCCGATGATTGTTAAGCAGATCAAGCTTGCCGATGAGATCATAGAAGACAATACGCCTTATGTGCTTCCCGAACCGATCTGTTCGCCACAAACCGCTCGCAAAGCCCAGGAGTTACTGCGTGGGGTCGTAGAACATGGCACGGCTCGTCACATTAACAACCCGAACTATGCCATTGCAGGTAAGACGGGTACGGCTCAGAAGGTGATCAATGGGCGGTATCAGGTTGGTAAATACTATACCTCATTCATTGGCTATTTCCCCGCCGATAGGCCCAAGTATAGCATGATTACGGTCGTAGATACACCGCAGGGCGACAATATAGATTTACTGTATGCAGGAGCCGTAGCAGCGCCAGTCTTTAAAGAAGTTGCCGACCGAATTGTGGCCTACGACATTCGTATGCATGCGCCTATTCGGGCAAGAGCCTCAGAGCCGAGCTCTACGACTGGTTTGCTGGCGGGCTATTCCGATGATCTGCATACGATTAGTACAGCCTTAAAGATTAAAAACGAGCCGTCAACAGAAGGTTGGGTTGAAGCTACGCCAAGTGGCCGCTGGAAATCGCGCCCGACGCGACCCGGCCACGTTCCTGATGTACGCGGCCTGACGCTTCGCGATGCGGTTTATCTGTTGGAAAATCGCGGATTTAAGGTTGTGGTTGAAGGGCGGGGCAAGGTTAAAGAACAATCGATTACGCCCGGCTCCGGTGCCGACGAGGTAGGCGTAAAGGTAATTACCCTGAAAATGGGGTGA
- the rplM gene encoding 50S ribosomal protein L13: MNTLSYKTISANKETVQKEWIVVDAQGEVLGRLASQIARLIRGKHKTNFTPHVDCGDNVIVINADKVRLTGSKLTDKVYVRHTGYPGGQRFATPRLLLEKHPERIIEHAVKGMLPKNRLGRRLYTNLYVYAGDQHPHEAQQPKAVKF, from the coding sequence GTGAATACGCTCAGTTACAAAACCATCTCTGCCAACAAAGAAACGGTGCAGAAGGAGTGGATTGTGGTTGACGCTCAGGGTGAAGTGCTTGGTCGGCTGGCCAGCCAAATCGCACGCCTGATTCGCGGCAAACACAAAACAAACTTCACGCCACACGTTGATTGCGGGGATAACGTGATCGTCATCAATGCCGACAAGGTTCGCCTGACCGGCTCGAAGTTGACCGACAAAGTTTATGTCCGCCACACGGGTTATCCCGGTGGTCAACGGTTCGCAACGCCCCGGCTGCTGCTTGAAAAGCACCCCGAGCGTATCATCGAACACGCCGTAAAAGGCATGTTGCCTAAAAATCGGCTTGGTCGTCGGTTGTATACCAACCTGTACGTTTATGCTGGTGACCAACATCCGCACGAGGCTCAGCAACCCAAAGCAGTTAAATTCTAA
- a CDS encoding UDP-N-acetylmuramoyl-L-alanyl-D-glutamate--2,6-diaminopimelate ligase — protein sequence MQLKDLFYKISLLATSGSMSTDITNLTMDSRKVGPGSLFVAVRGTVTDGHNFIATAVSQGASAVLCEEFPAETDPSVAYVRVLDSARTMGLVAANFYGQPSQKMKLIGVTGTNGKTSVATLLFRLFRGLGYRCGLLSTVQNQIDDQVIPATHTTPDVITTNQLLTQMLTHGCTHVFMEVSSHAVVQERIAGLTFAGGIFTNITHDHLDFHGTFDNYIRAKKGFFDQLPASAFALTNVDDKRGLVMLQNTAARKETYSLQTLATFKGKIIADSLFGLNMLVDDKEVWFKLIGRFNAYNLLSVYGTAVLLGEDPAEVLTLLSGITPPPGRFEQVVSDDKIVGIVDYAHTPDALQNVLETITEIRHDDEQGRQPQIITVVGCGGNRDAAKRPIMADIACRFSNRVILTSDNPRNEDPMEILEQMQAGVSPVDYKKTVTIEDRRDAIKRAVSMARPHDIILVAGKGHETYQEIKGIKYDFDDHAVLQEAFSERGNQ from the coding sequence ATGCAACTGAAAGATCTTTTTTATAAAATTTCGCTGCTGGCTACATCTGGCAGTATGAGCACCGACATCACGAATCTTACCATGGACTCCCGCAAGGTAGGCCCTGGTAGTTTGTTCGTGGCCGTGCGTGGAACTGTTACCGATGGCCATAATTTCATTGCAACCGCTGTTAGTCAGGGGGCATCGGCCGTGTTGTGCGAAGAATTTCCAGCCGAGACCGACCCTTCAGTGGCTTATGTACGCGTTCTGGATTCTGCCCGCACAATGGGGCTTGTAGCCGCTAATTTTTATGGCCAGCCCTCACAAAAAATGAAACTCATTGGCGTAACGGGTACAAATGGTAAAACGTCCGTTGCCACGCTGCTCTTTCGGTTATTTCGGGGGTTAGGATACCGCTGCGGGCTTCTGTCGACCGTTCAGAACCAGATTGATGATCAGGTTATTCCGGCTACGCATACTACTCCTGATGTAATCACCACCAATCAGCTGTTAACGCAGATGCTGACGCATGGATGCACACATGTGTTTATGGAAGTGAGCTCACATGCGGTTGTGCAGGAGCGTATCGCGGGGTTAACTTTCGCCGGAGGGATTTTTACGAATATTACTCACGATCATCTGGATTTTCATGGAACGTTCGATAACTATATACGGGCAAAAAAGGGGTTTTTCGATCAGCTACCCGCTTCTGCTTTTGCATTGACCAATGTAGACGATAAGCGTGGGCTGGTGATGCTACAAAATACGGCAGCCAGAAAGGAAACCTATTCACTGCAAACATTAGCAACCTTTAAAGGGAAAATTATTGCCGACAGCCTGTTTGGCCTGAATATGCTGGTTGACGATAAAGAAGTCTGGTTCAAGCTTATTGGCCGGTTTAACGCCTACAATCTGCTCAGTGTTTATGGCACGGCTGTGCTTCTGGGCGAAGATCCTGCCGAGGTATTGACATTATTATCTGGTATTACGCCACCACCAGGTCGATTTGAGCAGGTTGTTTCCGATGATAAAATAGTTGGTATTGTCGATTATGCCCATACGCCTGATGCGTTACAAAACGTACTGGAAACAATTACCGAAATACGCCATGATGACGAACAGGGACGCCAGCCGCAGATTATAACAGTTGTGGGTTGTGGCGGTAATCGTGATGCTGCAAAGCGACCCATAATGGCCGATATTGCCTGCCGGTTCAGCAATCGCGTCATTCTGACGTCCGACAATCCGCGTAACGAAGATCCGATGGAAATTCTGGAACAAATGCAGGCTGGTGTTTCGCCCGTTGATTACAAAAAAACGGTAACGATAGAAGACCGCCGTGATGCCATAAAACGGGCCGTTTCGATGGCCAGACCGCACGATATTATTCTTGTTGCGGGCAAAGGGCATGAAACCTATCAGGAAATTAAGGGAATTAAATACGATTTTGATGATCATGCCGTGTTGCAGGAAGCTTTCTCGGAACGCGGAAATCAGTAA
- the tsf gene encoding translation elongation factor Ts, whose product MAITAADVNKLRQETGAGMMDCKKALTEADGDFEKAKEILRKQGQKIADKRADNTTAEGIVLAHVSQDGKSGKVIALACETEPVSKVADFQNLAMAIMSTAVATDATDKAALLATPQADGRALQDHITDLMGKIGEKIDVASFETVSGDKVVSYIHSNGKLGVLVGLSNTNGTDVTEVGKDIAMQIAAMKPVALDKDGVDATIVQREIEIGKEQARQEGKPEAMLEKIALGKLNKFYKENTLLNQEFVKDNSVTIAQLLDKTSKGLTVSAFKRVAIG is encoded by the coding sequence ATGGCAATTACTGCTGCTGACGTAAACAAACTTCGGCAAGAGACCGGAGCTGGCATGATGGACTGTAAAAAAGCCCTCACCGAAGCCGATGGCGATTTTGAAAAAGCAAAAGAGATTCTGCGGAAGCAGGGTCAGAAAATAGCCGACAAACGTGCTGACAACACAACGGCTGAAGGTATCGTACTGGCTCACGTGAGTCAGGATGGCAAAAGTGGCAAAGTAATTGCTCTGGCCTGCGAAACAGAGCCCGTTTCAAAAGTGGCTGACTTCCAGAATCTGGCAATGGCCATCATGAGCACTGCTGTTGCAACCGATGCAACAGACAAAGCTGCCTTGCTGGCAACACCTCAAGCCGATGGCCGTGCACTTCAGGATCACATTACAGATCTGATGGGTAAAATCGGAGAAAAAATTGATGTCGCTTCATTCGAAACGGTTTCGGGCGATAAAGTTGTGTCTTACATTCACTCGAACGGTAAATTAGGTGTACTGGTAGGCCTATCGAATACGAATGGTACGGATGTGACCGAAGTCGGCAAAGACATCGCGATGCAGATTGCGGCTATGAAACCGGTTGCTCTGGATAAAGATGGTGTTGATGCCACTATTGTTCAGCGTGAAATTGAAATTGGTAAAGAGCAGGCCCGTCAGGAAGGCAAACCCGAAGCAATGCTTGAAAAAATTGCCCTGGGTAAACTAAATAAGTTCTATAAAGAAAATACGTTGCTCAATCAGGAATTTGTTAAAGACAACTCAGTAACGATTGCGCAACTGCTCGATAAAACCAGTAAAGGGTTAACCGTTTCGGCGTTTAAGCGCGTGGCTATTGGTTAA
- a CDS encoding RNA polymerase sigma factor, protein MENFTDEDLVKLYIKTHKNSYFNALYERYCPKVRRRCLLFIKDEVQAEDLTQDIFIKLLNKINSYKHESRFSTWLYSITRNHCTDQIRMPHTKQGLALDECYDIPALFTSDLDQRTENQFAEITERQMKLAMTRLEPEEQGLLRMKYMDEVSVKEIAAQFSLTQSAVKMRLKRSRDRLRQFYGEVRIDDSLPYELMYS, encoded by the coding sequence ATGGAAAATTTTACGGATGAAGACCTCGTAAAACTGTACATTAAAACGCATAAGAATAGTTATTTTAATGCATTGTATGAGCGTTACTGCCCTAAAGTTCGGCGAAGATGTTTATTATTTATTAAAGACGAAGTGCAGGCCGAAGATTTAACGCAGGACATTTTTATAAAGTTACTTAATAAGATAAATAGTTATAAACACGAATCCCGATTTTCTACCTGGCTTTATTCTATTACCCGCAATCATTGTACCGATCAAATCCGAATGCCCCATACAAAACAAGGATTGGCTCTGGATGAATGCTACGACATTCCTGCTTTATTTACAAGTGACCTTGATCAGCGAACAGAAAATCAATTTGCTGAGATAACCGAGCGGCAAATGAAACTGGCCATGACTCGTCTGGAGCCCGAAGAACAGGGGCTACTTCGGATGAAGTATATGGATGAAGTCAGTGTTAAAGAAATTGCTGCCCAGTTTTCTCTAACGCAGAGCGCTGTTAAAATGCGGCTCAAACGCTCTCGTGATCGGTTACGTCAATTTTATGGGGAAGTAAGGATTGATGATTCGTTGCCTTATGAGTTAATGTATAGTTAA